The nucleotide sequence TGGCAGAGTTGGGCTTCTTGGGTTTCCTGATCATCGTCTTCAGGATGACGGCTTTGAGCTGAGGGCGGCCGAACGTGGTGCCCAAGGATTTCGGTCGCGGTTTGGGCTTCCCCTGGCGATGCATCTGGTTGAGGGTGGCCatggttctggagaggagggggcCCGACCAGGCGGAGGCGAGCTGGGACGCTGCAGAGACGAGAAGGTCACACATCAACACAGGAAACAGATTGTGTCTCTGAGACCAGCTGCTGGGAACAACGAGACTGAAGCTCAGATTTTAACTACGTGTCTGTTTTGTGTCGACAAACTCTGGTTCATCCCTTCAGGTTAGGagccttttttatgtctgaatgaggtcagaggtcagaattAAAACCACTCTTCTGAAAAGTTCAGTAGCTTAAGATTTCTGCACAGCTCAGGGTAGCGTTCAGGTGTAAACTCACCTTGAATGAGGGACGTCAGCGCTGGTCTCAGGTTCCACAACGACAACATCtctacaacaaaaacatgaaatattaaaCTCAAATTATTTACCATCACCTCTTTTAtaaccacaaaaataaatgtttgttaaacactttaaataaatataattcagTAGTTTATGTCCAAATCTCAGCAACCTGctcaaaagtgttaaaatgttttagtttttagaaattaaacggatgttaaataaaaataatactatAATGTATTTACAGCAGATTATCTGGGGCTTTTGTTTATAAACTGTCATGTTTTACTTCTGTCCATCGAATATTAgtctcattttatttacctcctgactttttattttctttcaagagaaaaaaggaggtttaaatatttgatttattaacaCATGccgaaataataaaaattactcTTGCAAAAGTTCATActgataaaattattttcagttaCCCACCCGTAgctttttgtaaagtaaaaataaactctaaaatgtGGAGTTTGGTGTTGAAACTATAGACAtaataaagagtaaaataataatattaaaaaacgtttttttattCTATGGTTAAATCAACCTAACgaagctaacgttagctaaGCTAGCTTCCGGAGCGAAACTcagagggtttttttattttctgaaaatacaaACCTGCTCAGAAAATCCTGAACAAACCGTCAGATTATCCGAAACAATAACACGgaataaaaaactatttataattCAGAATTACATAAAATtagtaacattttatttaaagtatgaACCAAGGACATCGCGTTAAAGCGACACGAGCCTCCAAACCGGATGTATTTGTTCGCTCGTCGAAGCGCTTCCGGGTCtcttctacaaaataaaaaacggtttttaaatgttaaaaaataaaacccgcTCTCCGTTTAAGTGAAAACCTTTGTATTTATTTCGATAAAATCCAAAACTGCTAGTCTAGTCTAATAAACTTAACTGTCACTGATTACAacaatcagttttaatttagtCTAAAGTTTCACACAAGCAGTTTAAAAGTTAGCTAAGTGGCtaataaatcaaattatatCTACTAAAGGGAATTATTTTCAAACAGCACGCAGTCAAATTGTAATTTGTTAAATTAgataatgtatatttttaaataattggtTTCAGTGATGCTGTGaaagatgaaataaatgaatttacTGAGGACTGCTTtgtataaagtggaaactaaaGTGATGCAAAGAAACTTTGATCTAAACAGATAAACTGTACTGAATGTCTTCTGTCTGATAAACACATGTGGACTGTACAGATTACAGTAAAAACTGTCCTTGTGTGATAAAAGCTTTTCCTCCAGCTAATAATTACTTCTGACTGTAAGAGCaataaaactgcagagaaaTGAAGCAATCTGGATTCTTTAAGTGAGATTTTCATCCATCCAGCTCGAACCTGAAGACTTTAATGTTTTCCCCCTGAGTTTAATCATCtttgacaaaacaaatgatcgcaaacactgataaaaacaaaacgattCACTCtgaataataatatattttatttattggcaCTTTATAAAAGATGatttaaaccaaaattaaatcaaaacgaAGGCAGAACTTGAGGAAAGTAACGTTTTGTCACATCTGAAGTTAGTTTTGTTGACTGAGAACAACAGCTTATTATTCCGTGACTTCAGAGCTGCTATCAGCACCGAATCAGCTCTGATGGGTCCATCAGCTCACAGTCGAAGGTCTCGTCCTTCATCAGCAGATCTCTATCAGAGAACGCCAGTTACACATTAACCAGACGTACCTGCTCAGGTGAGGACAGGCTGAGCTGCAGGCAGTCAGAGCGAAGATGAAGATGAGGCTGCAGCTCTTTCTCGTGCTCCTGGCGGTGGTCTGCGTCACCTGCAAGCctctgaagaagaagaagctgctgctggtgtccTTCGATGGCTTCAGGTGGGACTACGACCAGGACGTGGACACGCCACACCTGGACCAGCTGGCTGTGGACGGGGTCAAAGCCAAATACATCACCCCCCCGATGCTGACCATGACCTCCCCGTCCCACTTCACCACCATCACCGGTACCCAGCACACACGTCTTCTACTGGTAATACACAGGTGTTACTACAGGTAATACTGCAGGTNNNNNNNNNNNNNNNNNNNNNNNNNNNNNNNNNNNNNNNNNNNNNNNNNNNNNNNNNNNNNNNNNNNNNNNNNNNNNNNNNNNNNNNNNNNNNNNNNNNNCCAGGCCCGTCTGCTGGTTCTGACCCCCTGACCCGGGTCCAGGCGGGTCTGGATCAGCAGTTTTAAGCAGGACTAGAAGTCAGATTTTTGTGGACGATATAGTTTGGGTTTGAAGTTAatgtttggattgtttttcttcGGTGGTTTTGTTGTCGTAGAAACTAACGTCTCCTCGGTGTGTCTGACAGAACCCGACGTCTCCTCGGACCCTCCCGACCCTCCGGACCCGCCTGCAGACAGCGGTTCCGATGGGAGGAGCAAACACAGCTGTCCGGTGTGCGGCCGGGACTGTTTCAAAGCGTCGGCGCTGCAGAAACACCTGCGGGTCCACTCAGGCGAGCGTCCCTTTCAGTGCGCCACCTGCAGGAAGAGCTTCATCCAGCAGGCCCACCTGAAGGAGCACCAGAGGATCCACACCGGAGAGAAGCCCTACACCTGCAGCGTCTGCAGCAAGAGCTTCACCTTCTCCAGCGCCCTGCGCCGCCACCGCCGGGTGCACACCGACGCCCGGCCGTACCAGTGCTCCGTCTGCCAGAAGACCTTCAAGCAGCTCTGCGTGCTGAAGAACCACCAGATGATCCACTCCGGGGTCCGCTACCAGTGTCCGCTGTGCAGCAAGAGCTTCAGCCGGGCCCTGGAGCTCACCTACCACGTGGACACGCACTCGGACGCTCGGCCCTACTTCTGCCACATCTGCCAGAAGAACCTGAGCGGAGCCCGAATCTTCCGCAAACACATGAAGAAACACGAGTCGGCCGGCCCCCAGCAGGGGCCCGCCGAGGAGGCCGGAACCCAGACCAGGACCGGCTGAGGACGGAcccatcagaaccatcagaaccactGTGTTAGTTTAGGATCATGTGACCTCACTACGGTAGCCCAGAAGGGACAAACATCCTGCAGACTGGAGCTCAGGATGGACGGTTCTTCAGTGTTCCTTATAtgtggatcagaaccagaaaccCCGTCCGACCCGGTTCTGTTCTTCCCCTAAAAAAACTAACTGGGTTTATAGTTTAGAGGATTTGAAAGTCTGGAGTGTCCACACGTTGTCGTTATTTTCAGTTCCGTCTCTTTGAAagtctaaaatatatttattaataattctgTGTTGGGACTGAGCCGCCTCTACATTTAACAaagattcatttatttcatctgtaaataaatgtgccaTCAGCTcagatttatgtttctgtttttggatCAGATTAACGGAGGATTTCTGACGGATGTTTGGTTGGATGTTTGAACTCCATGATgggaagttttcttttaaacgaGCTGCTCGTTggattttagctgcttttgatCCGTTTCAGCTGATAAACACGCAGAAGGTCTGAAATCTTAAAGAATAAATCTGTAGGTTCcacaatgaatgaatgaatgatgtttcttcttctgctgttttatttatggttgtttgttttcttaatcaAAAGCTTCAGTTGTTGTTGTAAACATCTGACCCAACCTGagaggttttatttgttctgctgAGTTCATCTGAGGACTTTA is from Kryptolebias marmoratus isolate JLee-2015 unplaced genomic scaffold, ASM164957v2 Scaffold101, whole genome shotgun sequence and encodes:
- the LOC108229058 gene encoding zinc finger protein 3-like; this translates as MFGLFFFGGFVVVETNVSSVCLTEPDVSSDPPDPPDPPADSGSDGRSKHSCPVCGRDCFKASALQKHLRVHSGERPFQCATCRKSFIQQAHLKEHQRIHTGEKPYTCSVCSKSFTFSSALRRHRRVHTDARPYQCSVCQKTFKQLCVLKNHQMIHSGVRYQCPLCSKSFSRALELTYHVDTHSDARPYFCHICQKNLSGARIFRKHMKKHESAGPQQGPAEEAGTQTRTG
- the mrps12 gene encoding 28S ribosomal protein S12, mitochondrial — translated: MLSLWNLRPALTSLIQASQLASAWSGPLLSRTMATLNQMHRQGKPKPRPKSLGTTFGRPQLKAVILKTMIRKPKKPNSANRKCARVRLSNGKEVVVFIPGEGHNLQEHNVVLIQGGKTQDLPGVKLTVVRGKYDCAHVVKKKQ